A window of Pseudomonas mucidolens contains these coding sequences:
- a CDS encoding helicase HerA-like domain-containing protein encodes MPDSSQLLIGADLDVQPIAQAMRLANRHGLIAGATGTGKTVTLQRLAEAFSDAGVAVFAADIKGDLCGLGAAGNPQGKVAERIAGMPFLNYTPKAYPVTLWDIHGQSGHPLRTTLSEMGPLLLGSLLELTDSQQSTLYAAFKVADREGLLLLDLKDLKALLNHLKFHPELLGDDAALMTTGSSQALLRRLAVLEQQGAEALFGEPALQLEDILQPTSDGRGRIHLLDASRLVHESPKVYATFLLWLLAELFEQLPERGDAEKPLLALFFDEAHLLFADTPKALQERLEQVVRLIRSKGVGVYFVTQSPGDLPDSVLAQLGLRVQHGLRAFTTKEQKSLRAVADGFRPNPAFDALAVLTELGTGEALVGTLQEKGTPEVVQRVLVAPPQSRIGPLTEAERAALIASSSLLGRYDKPVDRESAYEVLMARKDLGKQADVSPEAGEPNFVDKAGAFLGTTAGKALKSAMQQAANQMGRQLVRGLLGSLLGGSKRK; translated from the coding sequence ATGCCTGACTCATCGCAACTCCTGATTGGTGCGGACCTCGATGTCCAGCCGATCGCCCAGGCCATGCGCCTGGCTAACCGTCATGGCTTGATCGCCGGCGCTACCGGGACCGGCAAGACCGTGACCTTGCAACGTCTTGCCGAAGCATTCAGTGATGCCGGGGTCGCAGTATTCGCCGCGGATATCAAGGGTGACCTGTGTGGCCTGGGCGCCGCGGGCAACCCTCAGGGCAAGGTGGCCGAGCGGATCGCCGGCATGCCGTTCCTGAACTACACGCCCAAGGCGTATCCGGTGACGTTGTGGGATATCCACGGTCAGTCTGGTCATCCTCTTCGTACGACCTTGAGTGAAATGGGGCCGCTTCTGCTGGGTAGCCTGCTGGAACTGACTGACAGTCAGCAGTCGACCTTATATGCCGCCTTTAAAGTGGCCGATCGCGAAGGCCTGCTGCTGCTGGATCTCAAAGACCTCAAGGCGCTGCTCAATCACCTGAAGTTCCATCCCGAGCTGTTGGGCGACGACGCGGCGCTGATGACCACCGGCTCCAGCCAGGCGTTGCTGCGACGCCTGGCGGTGCTCGAACAGCAAGGCGCAGAAGCCTTGTTCGGCGAACCCGCGTTGCAACTGGAAGATATTCTGCAACCGACCAGCGATGGCCGGGGGCGGATTCATCTGCTGGACGCCAGTCGATTGGTACACGAATCGCCGAAGGTCTATGCGACGTTCTTATTGTGGTTGCTGGCGGAGCTGTTCGAGCAACTCCCCGAGCGCGGCGACGCTGAAAAGCCGCTGCTGGCGCTGTTTTTCGATGAGGCGCACTTGCTGTTTGCCGACACGCCCAAGGCGTTGCAGGAACGCCTGGAGCAAGTGGTGCGGTTGATTCGCTCCAAAGGGGTGGGGGTGTACTTTGTCACCCAGTCGCCTGGGGACTTGCCGGACAGCGTCCTGGCGCAATTGGGATTGCGAGTCCAGCACGGTCTGCGGGCGTTCACCACCAAGGAACAGAAATCCCTGCGAGCCGTAGCCGATGGCTTCCGGCCGAACCCGGCGTTTGACGCCCTGGCGGTACTGACCGAGCTGGGGACGGGTGAGGCGCTGGTGGGGACGTTGCAGGAAAAAGGTACACCTGAGGTCGTCCAGCGCGTGCTGGTGGCGCCGCCGCAATCGCGGATCGGGCCGTTGACCGAGGCCGAACGTGCCGCGTTGATCGCCAGTTCGTCGCTATTGGGGCGTTATGACAAGCCGGTTGACCGCGAGTCAGCCTATGAAGTGCTGATGGCGCGCAAGGACCTGGGCAAGCAAGCCGACGTCTCGCCTGAAGCTGGAGAACCGAATTTCGTCGACAAGGCCGGCGCGTTTCTGGGAACCACCGCGGGCAAGGCCTTGAAATCGGCCATGCAACAGGCCGCTAATCAGATGGGTCGGCAGTTGGTGCGCGGGCTGTTGGGGTCTTTGCTTGGCGGCAGCAAGCGTAAATAG
- a CDS encoding DUF721 domain-containing protein, protein MAFRPLTARAPAVLLREAKPLKAIFGHAQRLGHLQRLLESQLQPAAREHCHVASWREGTLLLIVTDGHWATRLRYQQKRLQRQLQAFDVFASLTRIQFKVQPPTVQQGAVGHTMDLSVNAAETIQATADGITDPKLRAALERLASHAKPKA, encoded by the coding sequence ATGGCATTTCGCCCACTGACGGCCCGTGCTCCCGCCGTGTTGCTTCGCGAAGCCAAGCCTTTAAAAGCCATCTTTGGTCATGCGCAACGCCTGGGTCATTTGCAGCGTTTGCTGGAAAGCCAACTGCAACCTGCCGCCCGCGAACACTGTCACGTGGCCTCCTGGCGCGAAGGCACGTTGCTGCTGATTGTCACAGACGGGCATTGGGCGACCCGCCTGCGCTATCAGCAAAAACGCTTGCAGCGCCAGTTGCAGGCGTTTGATGTATTCGCCAGCCTGACGCGCATCCAGTTCAAGGTCCAGCCACCCACCGTACAGCAAGGCGCGGTGGGGCATACGATGGATTTGTCGGTCAATGCCGCCGAAACCATCCAGGCCACGGCGGACGGGATTACCGATCCCAAGCTGAGGGCAGCGCTGGAACGCCTGGCCAGTCACGCCAAACCGAAAGCCTGA
- the secA gene encoding preprotein translocase subunit SecA, which translates to MFAPLLKKLFGSKNEREVKRMLKTVQLVNAFEEQMVALSDEQLRAKTEEFKARIAKGETLDKLLPEAFAVAREAGKRVMGMRHFDVQLIGGMTLHEGMIAEMRTGEGKTLVATLGVYLNALSGKGVHVVTVNDYLARRDANWMRPLYEFLGLTVGVVTPFQPPEEKRAAYAADITYGTNNEFGFDYLRDNMAFSMEEKFQRELNFAVIDEVDSILIDEARTPLIISGQAEDSSRLYTEINKLIPRLEQHIEEVEGEVTKEGHYSIDEKTRQVELNEAGHQFVEEMLTQVGLLAEGESLYSAHNLGLLTHVYAGLRAHKLFNRNVEYIVQDGQVVLVDEHTGRTMPGRRLSEGLHQAIEAKEMLNIQAESQTLASTTFQNYFRLYNKLSGMTGTADTEAFEFHQIYGLSVMVIPPNKPLARKDYNDLVFLTAEEKYAAIVADIKECMAQGRPVLVGTATIETSEHMSGLLNKEGIEHKVLNAKFHEKEAEIIAQAGRPGALTIATNMAGRGTDILLGGNWEVEVASLDNPTPEQIAQIKADWQKRHQQVLESGGLQVIASERHESRRIDNQLRGRAGRQGDAGSSRFYLSLEDSLMRIFASDRVKNFMKALGMQSGEAIEHRMVTNAIEKAQRKVEGRNFDIRKQLLEFDDVNNEQRKVIYHMRNTLLAADNIGETIADFRQDVLNATVSAHIPPQSLPEQWDVAGLEAALKSDFGVDLPVQQWLDEDDHLYEETLREKLMAELLAAYNEKEEQASAEALRTFEKQIVLRVLDDLWKDHLSTMDHLRHGIHLRGYAQKNPKQEYKRESFTLFSELLDSIKRDSIRVLSHVQVRREDPIEEEARLRQEAEALAARMQFQHDEAPGLDAPQVLGEEADMADVAQAPVRNEQKLGRNEPCWCGSGKKFKHCHGEIN; encoded by the coding sequence ATGTTTGCGCCTTTGTTAAAGAAACTTTTTGGAAGCAAGAATGAGCGCGAAGTCAAACGCATGCTCAAGACAGTGCAGTTGGTCAATGCCTTCGAAGAGCAGATGGTTGCCCTTTCGGACGAGCAATTGCGCGCCAAGACCGAAGAGTTCAAGGCCCGCATAGCCAAAGGCGAAACCCTCGACAAATTGCTTCCCGAAGCCTTTGCGGTTGCCCGTGAAGCCGGCAAACGCGTCATGGGCATGCGCCATTTCGACGTTCAGTTGATCGGCGGCATGACCCTGCACGAAGGCATGATTGCCGAAATGCGTACCGGTGAAGGCAAGACCCTGGTGGCCACGCTGGGTGTTTACCTCAACGCGCTGTCCGGCAAGGGCGTGCACGTGGTGACGGTGAACGACTACCTGGCTCGCCGGGACGCCAACTGGATGCGTCCGCTCTACGAGTTCCTCGGCCTGACCGTCGGCGTGGTAACGCCGTTCCAGCCGCCGGAAGAAAAGCGTGCCGCCTACGCCGCTGATATTACCTACGGCACCAACAACGAATTCGGTTTCGACTACCTGCGCGACAACATGGCGTTCAGCATGGAAGAAAAATTCCAGCGCGAACTTAACTTTGCCGTGATCGACGAAGTCGACTCCATCCTCATCGACGAAGCGCGTACCCCGTTGATCATTTCGGGTCAGGCCGAGGACAGCTCGCGCCTGTACACCGAAATCAACAAGCTGATCCCGCGTCTCGAGCAACACATCGAAGAAGTGGAAGGCGAGGTGACCAAAGAAGGTCATTACTCCATTGACGAGAAGACCCGCCAGGTCGAGCTCAACGAAGCCGGCCACCAGTTCGTCGAGGAGATGTTGACTCAGGTCGGCTTGCTGGCTGAAGGCGAGAGCCTGTATTCGGCGCATAACCTGGGCCTGCTGACCCACGTGTATGCCGGCCTGCGCGCTCACAAGCTGTTCAATCGCAACGTCGAGTACATCGTCCAGGACGGCCAGGTCGTATTGGTCGACGAACACACCGGTCGTACCATGCCCGGTCGTCGCCTTTCGGAAGGCCTGCACCAGGCCATCGAAGCCAAGGAGATGCTCAACATCCAGGCCGAGAGCCAGACGTTGGCGTCAACTACCTTCCAGAACTACTTCCGTCTGTACAACAAACTGTCCGGCATGACCGGTACCGCTGACACCGAAGCGTTCGAATTCCACCAGATCTATGGTCTGTCGGTGATGGTTATCCCGCCGAACAAACCCCTGGCGCGTAAAGACTATAACGACCTGGTGTTTCTGACGGCCGAAGAGAAATACGCGGCCATTGTCGCCGACATCAAGGAATGCATGGCCCAGGGCCGTCCGGTACTGGTGGGTACCGCGACCATCGAAACGTCCGAGCACATGTCCGGTCTGTTGAACAAGGAAGGCATCGAGCACAAGGTCCTCAACGCCAAGTTCCACGAAAAAGAGGCCGAGATCATTGCCCAGGCCGGCCGCCCCGGCGCGCTGACCATCGCCACCAACATGGCTGGTCGTGGTACCGACATCTTGCTGGGCGGCAACTGGGAAGTGGAAGTGGCATCCCTCGACAACCCGACTCCCGAGCAGATCGCCCAGATCAAGGCCGACTGGCAGAAGCGTCACCAGCAAGTGCTGGAGTCCGGTGGCTTGCAGGTCATTGCTTCCGAGCGTCATGAATCGCGCCGTATCGACAACCAGTTGCGGGGTCGTGCCGGCCGTCAGGGTGACGCCGGTTCCAGCCGTTTCTACCTGTCTCTGGAAGACAGCCTGATGCGCATCTTCGCATCGGATCGCGTGAAGAACTTCATGAAGGCCCTGGGCATGCAGTCCGGTGAAGCCATTGAGCACCGCATGGTGACCAATGCCATCGAAAAGGCGCAACGCAAGGTCGAAGGCCGCAACTTCGATATCCGTAAGCAATTGCTGGAGTTCGATGACGTGAACAACGAACAGCGTAAAGTGATTTATCACATGCGTAACACGTTGCTGGCCGCTGACAACATTGGCGAAACCATTGCCGACTTCCGCCAGGACGTGCTGAACGCCACTGTTTCCGCGCATATCCCGCCACAATCGCTGCCTGAACAGTGGGACGTCGCTGGCCTGGAGGCCGCGTTGAAGAGCGACTTCGGTGTCGACTTGCCGGTCCAACAATGGCTCGACGAAGACGATCATCTGTACGAAGAAACCCTGCGTGAAAAACTGATGGCCGAACTGTTGGCCGCGTACAACGAAAAAGAAGAACAGGCGAGCGCCGAAGCGCTGCGCACCTTCGAGAAACAAATCGTGCTGCGCGTGCTCGACGACCTGTGGAAAGACCACTTGTCGACCATGGATCACCTGCGTCACGGTATCCATTTGCGTGGCTACGCCCAGAAGAACCCGAAGCAGGAGTACAAGCGCGAGTCGTTCACGCTGTTCTCCGAGTTGCTGGATTCGATCAAGCGCGATTCGATTCGTGTGCTGTCCCACGTTCAGGTACGCCGCGAAGACCCGATCGAAGAAGAAGCGCGCCTGCGTCAGGAAGCCGAAGCCCTGGCCGCACGCATGCAGTTCCAGCATGACGAAGCACCTGGCCTTGACGCGCCGCAGGTGCTGGGTGAGGAGGCCGATATGGCTGATGTCGCCCAGGCGCCTGTGCGCAACGAGCAGAAGCTGGGCCGTAACGAGCCATGCTGGTGCGGTTCCGGCAAGAAGTTCAAGCACTGCCACGGCGAAATCAACTAA
- the argJ gene encoding bifunctional glutamate N-acetyltransferase/amino-acid acetyltransferase ArgJ, which yields MAVGLGPLPTLHPVAGFELGIASAGIKRPGRKDVVVMRCAEGSTVAGVFTLNAFCAAPVILAKQRVEGEVRYLLTNTGNANAGTGEPGLAAAARTCARLAELAGVEANQILPYSTGVIGEPLPVEKIEGALQAALDDLSEDNWAAAATGIMTTDTLPKGASRQFVHDGVTVTVTGISKGAGMIRPNMATMLGYIATDAKVSRDVLQNLMLDGANKSFNRITIDGDTSTNDCCMLIATGKADVPPITSSNGPLFAALKQAVFEVCMEVAQAIVRDGEGATKFVTVEVNGGGNHQECLDVGYTVAHSPLIKTALFASDPNWGRILAAVGRAGVPNLDVSQIDVFLGEVCIASKGARAETYTEAQGSAVMQQEEITIRIELGRGECSETIWTTDLSHEYVKINAEYRT from the coding sequence ATGGCTGTTGGTCTTGGTCCTTTGCCCACGCTGCACCCGGTGGCCGGTTTTGAACTCGGTATTGCTTCGGCCGGCATCAAGCGCCCGGGGCGCAAGGATGTGGTGGTGATGCGCTGTGCCGAAGGTTCGACCGTCGCCGGAGTGTTTACCCTCAACGCCTTCTGCGCGGCGCCGGTGATTCTCGCCAAGCAACGTGTCGAAGGTGAAGTGCGTTACCTGTTGACTAACACCGGCAATGCCAACGCCGGTACCGGCGAGCCTGGCCTGGCCGCCGCCGCCCGGACTTGCGCCAGGCTCGCGGAACTGGCGGGTGTCGAGGCCAACCAGATCCTGCCGTACTCCACCGGTGTGATCGGCGAACCGCTGCCGGTGGAAAAGATCGAAGGCGCGCTGCAGGCGGCGCTGGATGACCTGTCCGAGGATAACTGGGCGGCCGCGGCCACCGGGATCATGACCACCGACACCTTGCCCAAGGGTGCCAGTCGCCAGTTCGTGCATGACGGCGTCACCGTCACCGTCACCGGCATCAGCAAAGGCGCCGGCATGATCCGCCCGAACATGGCGACCATGCTTGGCTACATCGCCACCGACGCCAAAGTCTCGCGTGACGTGCTGCAAAACCTGATGCTGGACGGCGCCAACAAGTCGTTCAACCGCATCACTATCGACGGTGATACCTCGACCAACGACTGCTGCATGTTGATCGCGACCGGCAAAGCCGATGTGCCGCCAATCACCTCCTCCAACGGGCCGCTGTTTGCCGCACTGAAGCAGGCGGTGTTCGAAGTGTGCATGGAAGTGGCCCAGGCCATTGTGCGCGACGGCGAAGGCGCAACCAAATTCGTTACCGTTGAAGTCAATGGCGGCGGCAACCATCAGGAATGCCTGGACGTCGGTTACACCGTGGCCCATTCGCCGCTGATCAAGACCGCGTTGTTTGCTTCCGACCCGAACTGGGGGCGTATTCTGGCTGCCGTCGGGCGTGCCGGTGTGCCGAACCTGGACGTCAGCCAGATCGACGTGTTCCTGGGCGAGGTGTGTATCGCGAGCAAGGGCGCCCGCGCCGAGACCTACACCGAAGCGCAAGGCTCGGCAGTGATGCAGCAGGAAGAGATCACTATCCGCATCGAGTTGGGGCGCGGTGAATGCAGCGAGACCATCTGGACCACTGATCTGTCCCACGAGTATGTGAAGATCAACGCCGAATACCGCACCTGA